One Micromonospora eburnea genomic region harbors:
- a CDS encoding NlpC/P60 family protein, which yields MAHHAPRRPSVRSFGRSTAAPRIRWSRFTTALAALVGAAVVLTGGPTAVHAEPSVAEIERQIDEDWNKLEPIIEQVNATREELAAKRKQAAALAKQIAPLQARVDEALGQVGGLAADAYKGNNISTVNALLGSRSPGEIVDSLELLDRFAHRQQQQVQAVAELRDQLAAKKKPLDDMVAQLARTEAQLAARKKQIDAEIARLQKLRLKVYGNGGGGPLRPAPCPAGYPGGPAGVAVKFACAQIGKIYVWGAAGPDHYDCSGLTMAAWAKAGVSLPHNARQQHDVTKRVSRDQLRPGDLVFYYGDLHHVAMYVGGGWVVHASQSGKPITMKRVEDGQINSYGRPG from the coding sequence GTGGCACACCATGCCCCGCGGCGACCGTCGGTCCGGTCGTTCGGCCGGTCGACGGCTGCGCCGCGTATCCGCTGGTCCCGCTTCACCACCGCCCTCGCCGCCCTGGTCGGCGCCGCCGTCGTGCTGACCGGCGGCCCCACGGCGGTGCACGCCGAACCGTCGGTCGCCGAGATCGAGCGCCAGATCGACGAGGACTGGAACAAGCTCGAACCGATCATCGAGCAGGTCAACGCCACCCGCGAGGAGCTTGCCGCCAAGCGCAAGCAGGCCGCCGCGCTGGCCAAGCAGATCGCGCCCTTGCAGGCTCGGGTCGACGAGGCCCTCGGACAGGTCGGCGGGCTCGCCGCCGACGCGTACAAGGGCAACAACATCTCCACGGTCAACGCGCTGCTGGGCAGCCGGTCGCCCGGCGAGATCGTCGACAGCCTCGAGTTGCTCGACCGCTTCGCGCACCGCCAGCAGCAGCAGGTGCAGGCCGTGGCCGAACTGCGCGACCAGTTGGCCGCGAAGAAGAAGCCGCTGGACGACATGGTCGCCCAACTGGCCCGCACCGAGGCTCAGCTCGCGGCCAGGAAGAAGCAGATCGACGCCGAGATCGCCCGGCTGCAGAAGTTGCGGCTCAAGGTGTACGGCAACGGCGGCGGTGGCCCGCTACGCCCGGCGCCCTGCCCCGCCGGCTACCCGGGTGGCCCCGCCGGGGTCGCGGTCAAGTTCGCCTGTGCCCAGATCGGCAAGATCTACGTCTGGGGCGCCGCCGGCCCGGACCACTACGACTGCTCCGGCCTGACCATGGCGGCCTGGGCCAAGGCGGGCGTCTCACTGCCGCACAACGCCCGGCAACAGCACGACGTCACCAAGCGGGTGAGCCGCGACCAGCTACGCCCCGGCGACCTGGTCTTCTACTACGGCGACCTGCACCACGTCGCGATGTACGTCGGCGGTGGCTGGGTGGTGCACGCCTCCCAGTCGGGCAAGCCGATCACGATGAAGCGCGTCGAGGACGGCCAGATCAACAGCTACGGCCGCCCCGGCTGA
- the dcd gene encoding dCTP deaminase, which produces MLLSDRDLTSEIEAGTLALEPFEPALVQPSSIDVRLDRLFRVFNNHLYTHIDPAVQQDDLTSMVEVPEGEPFVLHPGEFVLASTLEVISLGDQLAGRLEGKSSLGRLGLLTHSTAGFIDPGFSGHVTLELSNVANLPITLWPGMKIGQLCIFRLSSPAEHPYGSAVYGSRYQGQRGPTPSRSWQNWRTWPTR; this is translated from the coding sequence ATGCTGCTCTCCGACCGCGACCTGACCTCCGAGATCGAGGCGGGCACGCTCGCGCTGGAGCCCTTCGAGCCCGCGCTGGTGCAGCCGTCCAGCATCGACGTACGCCTCGATCGGCTCTTCCGGGTCTTCAACAACCACCTCTACACCCACATCGATCCGGCCGTGCAGCAGGACGACCTGACCTCGATGGTGGAGGTGCCCGAGGGCGAGCCGTTCGTACTGCACCCGGGCGAGTTCGTGCTCGCCTCCACGCTTGAGGTGATCTCGCTCGGCGACCAGCTCGCCGGGCGGCTGGAGGGCAAGTCGAGCCTCGGCCGGCTCGGTCTGCTCACCCACTCGACCGCCGGTTTCATCGACCCGGGCTTCTCCGGGCACGTCACGCTGGAGCTCTCCAACGTGGCGAACCTGCCGATCACTCTCTGGCCGGGCATGAAGATCGGCCAGCTCTGCATCTTCCGGCTCTCGTCGCCGGCCGAGCACCCGTACGGCTCGGCGGTCTACGGCTCGCGCTACCAGGGGCAGCGCGGGCCCACGCCGAGCCGGTCGTGGCAGAACTGGCGCACCTGGCCGACCCGCTGA
- a CDS encoding pyridoxamine 5'-phosphate oxidase family protein, with product MASWSEFAADEPRLADEIRLLLQQYGPGFGYLATVRADGGPRVHPVSPVITDEGLYCFVIESPKRRDLERDGRYALHSFPPEDRDDEAYVAGRARPVTDPATVARVAAHGRAASQVDWWLFEFTVDVAMLTRRDQATQLGAGRPQVRVWLDPRATDPTRHSDVASPEVRRGRHGFDTRRPAA from the coding sequence ATGGCTTCCTGGTCCGAATTCGCCGCCGACGAGCCCCGACTCGCCGACGAGATCCGCCTTCTCCTGCAGCAGTACGGGCCGGGCTTCGGCTACCTCGCCACGGTCCGGGCCGACGGCGGTCCCCGGGTCCACCCGGTCTCCCCGGTCATCACCGACGAGGGGCTCTACTGCTTCGTGATCGAGTCGCCCAAGCGCCGCGACCTCGAACGCGACGGCCGCTACGCACTGCACTCGTTCCCGCCCGAGGACCGCGACGACGAGGCGTACGTCGCCGGCCGGGCCCGCCCGGTGACCGACCCGGCCACCGTGGCCCGGGTGGCCGCGCACGGCCGGGCCGCGTCACAGGTCGACTGGTGGCTGTTCGAGTTCACCGTCGACGTGGCGATGCTGACCCGGCGTGACCAGGCGACCCAGCTTGGCGCGGGTCGGCCGCAGGTGCGGGTCTGGCTCGATCCGCGGGCGACCGACCCGACGCGGCATTCCGACGTCGCGTCGCCCGAGGTCCGGCGTGGCCGCCACGGGTTCGACACCCGCCGCCCGGCCGCCTGA
- a CDS encoding zinc metalloprotease → MGLRPNLLTRRTAGVASTTLALLLSTAAVGVVPAASAFSAAPTRSCAEPADVHPGARVKAGAHAKHDPNELTAAQVREREADLAAVLAERSRLRVDAGIAPLATVTIPVVVHVIQRDSTRAGGNIPDSMITQQISVLNQAYSGGTGGAPTAFSFQLQKINRVTNPSWYPIVSGSSAERSMKTTLREGGKNTLNMYLGELSDNLLGWATFPKKTLDKMDGVVALNESLPGGSATNYNQGDTGTHEIGHWLNLYHTFQGGCSGQGDQVSDTPAEASPAYQCPTGRDTCTAPGADPIHNFMDYTYDSCMSEFTPGQASRMLTAWNAYRAA, encoded by the coding sequence ATGGGACTCCGTCCCAACCTGCTGACCCGGCGTACCGCCGGCGTCGCGTCGACGACCCTCGCGCTGCTGCTCAGCACGGCTGCGGTGGGGGTCGTCCCGGCCGCATCGGCCTTCTCCGCCGCCCCGACGAGAAGCTGCGCCGAGCCGGCCGACGTCCACCCGGGCGCCCGGGTGAAGGCCGGAGCACACGCCAAGCACGACCCGAACGAGCTGACCGCCGCGCAGGTGCGGGAGCGGGAGGCGGATCTCGCCGCCGTCCTGGCCGAGCGGTCCAGGCTCCGCGTCGACGCCGGGATCGCGCCTCTGGCGACCGTGACCATCCCGGTCGTCGTCCACGTCATCCAGCGGGACAGCACCCGGGCCGGCGGCAACATCCCGGACTCGATGATCACCCAGCAGATCAGCGTGCTGAACCAGGCCTACAGCGGGGGCACCGGCGGCGCCCCGACCGCCTTCAGCTTCCAGCTCCAGAAGATCAACCGGGTCACCAACCCGTCCTGGTATCCGATCGTCTCGGGCTCCTCCGCCGAGCGGTCCATGAAGACCACGTTGCGCGAGGGCGGCAAGAACACCCTGAACATGTACCTGGGCGAGTTGAGCGACAACCTGCTCGGCTGGGCGACCTTCCCGAAGAAGACGCTGGACAAGATGGACGGCGTGGTCGCGCTGAACGAGTCACTGCCGGGCGGCAGCGCCACCAACTACAACCAGGGCGACACGGGCACCCACGAGATCGGCCACTGGCTGAACCTCTACCACACCTTCCAGGGCGGCTGCTCCGGCCAGGGTGACCAGGTCAGCGACACCCCCGCCGAGGCGTCGCCGGCCTACCAGTGCCCGACCGGGCGGGACACCTGCACCGCGCCCGGCGCGGACCCGATCCACAACTTCATGGACTACACCTACGACTCGTGCATGTCCGAGTTCACCCCCGGGCAGGCCAGCCGGATGCTGACCGCGTGGAACGCCTACCGCGCGGCGTAG
- a CDS encoding GNAT family N-acetyltransferase, which produces MPELQRLDARHAPALLRFEQENRAYFARFVPDRGDDYFAEFAARHAELLAEQATGECHFHLLVDDDGAVLGRFNLVDVADGSAELGYRVAERATGRGVAQDGVRRACDLARDEYGLRQLVASAALANPASLAVLRRTGFVPVGEVLVGGQPGLRHVRYLS; this is translated from the coding sequence ATGCCCGAACTGCAGCGGCTCGACGCCCGTCACGCCCCCGCGCTGCTCCGCTTCGAGCAGGAGAATCGGGCGTACTTCGCGCGATTCGTGCCGGATCGGGGCGACGACTACTTCGCCGAGTTCGCCGCCCGGCACGCGGAGCTACTCGCCGAGCAGGCCACCGGCGAGTGCCACTTCCACCTTCTCGTCGACGACGACGGTGCCGTGTTGGGGCGGTTCAACCTGGTCGACGTCGCCGACGGCAGCGCCGAGTTGGGCTACCGGGTCGCCGAGCGGGCGACCGGGCGGGGCGTGGCCCAGGACGGCGTCCGCCGCGCCTGCGACCTCGCCCGCGACGAGTACGGGCTACGCCAGCTCGTCGCGTCGGCCGCGCTGGCGAACCCGGCCTCGCTCGCGGTGCTGCGGCGTACCGGGTTCGTCCCGGTCGGCGAGGTTCTGGTCGGCGGACAGCCCGGCCTGCGGCACGTCCGATACCTTTCCTGA
- a CDS encoding VOC family protein has translation MSAVRVTAFDHLVLTVADVERSLDFYCGTLGLEPVRVDRWRAGEVPFPSARVSPETIIDLVRGEPTGSNVDHICLVVEPLDWQQVIDSGVFTVLIGPVPRFGARGTATSIYVRDPDGNTVELRWYPQ, from the coding sequence ATGAGCGCGGTACGGGTGACAGCCTTCGACCACCTGGTCCTCACCGTCGCCGACGTGGAACGTTCCCTCGACTTCTACTGCGGCACCCTCGGCCTGGAGCCGGTACGGGTCGACCGCTGGCGGGCCGGCGAGGTGCCTTTCCCGTCGGCGCGCGTGAGCCCGGAGACCATCATCGACCTGGTACGCGGCGAGCCGACCGGGTCGAACGTCGACCACATCTGCCTGGTGGTGGAGCCGCTCGACTGGCAACAGGTGATCGACTCCGGAGTGTTCACCGTGCTGATCGGCCCGGTGCCGCGCTTCGGCGCACGGGGCACCGCCACCTCGATCTACGTACGCGACCCGGACGGCAACACTGTCGAGCTGCGCTGGTATCCGCAATAG
- a CDS encoding DUF1801 domain-containing protein, which translates to MDHVTDYLAGLDVPLREVGEKIRTVVDAALPEATAAVWHGHPVWGLGDQPGRTPVCLVKAYSSYVTFGLWRGQDVDDASGRLVPGARRMASVKLRTLDEIDPDLFTGWLRQAYALEAR; encoded by the coding sequence ATGGATCACGTCACCGACTATCTGGCCGGTCTCGACGTCCCACTGCGCGAGGTCGGCGAGAAGATCCGTACCGTCGTCGACGCCGCGCTGCCGGAGGCCACCGCCGCGGTGTGGCACGGCCACCCCGTCTGGGGCCTCGGCGACCAGCCTGGGCGCACGCCGGTCTGCCTGGTCAAGGCGTACTCGTCGTACGTCACCTTCGGGTTGTGGCGCGGACAGGACGTCGACGACGCCTCCGGCCGGCTCGTCCCGGGCGCGCGGCGGATGGCCTCGGTCAAGCTGCGCACCCTCGACGAGATCGACCCGGACCTGTTCACCGGCTGGCTCCGGCAGGCGTACGCCCTGGAGGCACGATGA
- a CDS encoding LysR family transcriptional regulator: MLERYEVETFLTLAEELHFGRTAERLRVTTGRISHVVRKLERRIGAPLFERTSRVVRLTPIGARLADDLRPLAAGMAEAVQRAVEAGRGLTGELRVAFVGESTAPVLLRAVALFSERHPDCVVHVHEAPLATTRSSLRDGTIDVLIASYPFDGMANGPALLHEQRVLAVAANHPLAGAESVSLEALAEHPVVQYPAVTSAEFKQDRTPDRTPSGRPVPKGPSGDTFSEMLSLVAMGRGVLPVGEQTRRYYPRPDLAYVPIRDAPPIRRGPVWLASNSTARVREFVRAAVDANPAPVD, from the coding sequence GTGCTGGAGCGGTACGAGGTCGAGACGTTCCTGACCCTGGCCGAGGAGCTGCACTTCGGGCGTACCGCCGAGCGGCTGCGGGTAACCACCGGGCGGATCAGTCACGTGGTGCGCAAGCTGGAACGCCGGATCGGCGCGCCGCTGTTCGAGCGGACCAGCCGGGTCGTCCGGCTCACGCCGATCGGCGCCCGCCTGGCCGACGACCTGCGCCCGTTGGCGGCCGGGATGGCGGAGGCCGTTCAGCGCGCGGTCGAGGCCGGGCGGGGGCTGACCGGGGAGCTACGGGTGGCGTTCGTCGGTGAGTCGACCGCGCCGGTCCTGCTCCGCGCCGTCGCCCTGTTCTCCGAGCGTCATCCGGACTGCGTGGTGCACGTCCACGAGGCGCCGCTGGCCACGACCCGGTCGAGCCTGCGGGACGGCACGATCGACGTGCTCATCGCGTCGTACCCCTTCGACGGCATGGCGAACGGCCCGGCGCTGCTGCACGAGCAGCGGGTGCTCGCGGTGGCCGCGAACCATCCGCTGGCGGGCGCGGAGTCGGTGTCGCTGGAGGCGCTGGCCGAGCATCCGGTGGTTCAGTACCCGGCGGTGACCTCGGCGGAATTCAAGCAGGACCGTACCCCGGACCGGACGCCGTCGGGCCGGCCGGTGCCGAAGGGCCCGTCGGGCGACACCTTCTCCGAGATGCTGTCGCTGGTGGCGATGGGCCGGGGGGTGCTGCCGGTGGGCGAGCAGACCCGGCGCTACTACCCCCGGCCCGACCTGGCGTACGTGCCGATCCGCGACGCGCCGCCGATCCGGCGCGGTCCGGTGTGGCTGGCCAGCAACTCCACCGCCCGGGTACGCGAGTTCGTCCGCGCCGCGGTCGACGCCAATCCCGCGCCCGTGGACTGA
- a CDS encoding PadR family transcriptional regulator: protein MREPTFLILTALAAGPRHGYGIIQEVAVLSGRRGTLLPGTLYTALDRLTAQGLVEPDREEVVDGRLRRYYRLTPGGLDALQAETARMRQLATAAETRLRALRPHTA from the coding sequence ATGCGCGAGCCGACGTTCCTGATCCTCACCGCGCTCGCGGCCGGCCCCCGGCACGGCTACGGGATCATCCAGGAGGTCGCCGTGCTCTCCGGGCGGCGCGGCACCCTGCTGCCCGGCACCCTCTACACCGCGCTCGACCGGCTGACCGCGCAGGGACTCGTGGAGCCGGACCGGGAAGAGGTGGTGGACGGGCGGCTGCGCCGCTACTACCGGCTCACCCCCGGTGGGCTCGACGCCCTACAGGCCGAGACCGCCCGGATGCGCCAGCTCGCCACCGCGGCCGAGACCCGGCTGCGCGCTCTGCGCCCGCACACCGCCTGA
- a CDS encoding MerR family transcriptional regulator: MELLTIGAFARAARLTPKALRLYDELGLLPPTAVDPHTGYRYYEPAQLGPARLIAALRRAGMPLADIRAVCALPPRAAAEAVDAWWRRVSADTAARGRAVALLVGQLAERESTMSETTFRYAVRCETGAVRDSNEDTAYASPNLLAVADGMRGPGGAAASAAAVEALRPLELTDVPATELLATLADAVTSADRTVRAAATEGHQPVTTLTAILRRGSQLALVHVGDTRAYLLRGGELFRLTQDHTYVQSLVDQGRLSPAGVAGHPQRALLVRALGAGAQVEADLALRTALPGDRYLLCSDGLSTVLEPAALHGALAADDPETAVGRLVDLAYAEGAPDNVACVVADVVPA; this comes from the coding sequence GTGGAGCTGCTGACCATCGGGGCGTTCGCCCGCGCGGCGCGACTGACGCCGAAGGCGCTACGGCTCTACGACGAGTTGGGGCTGTTGCCGCCCACCGCCGTCGACCCGCACACGGGCTACCGCTACTACGAACCGGCGCAGCTCGGCCCGGCCCGGCTGATCGCCGCGCTGCGCCGGGCCGGGATGCCGCTCGCCGACATCCGGGCCGTCTGCGCCCTGCCGCCGAGGGCAGCGGCCGAGGCGGTCGACGCCTGGTGGCGGCGGGTCAGCGCGGACACGGCGGCCCGCGGTCGGGCCGTGGCGCTCCTCGTCGGTCAGCTCGCCGAGAGGGAGTCCACCATGTCCGAAACCACCTTCCGGTACGCCGTCCGCTGCGAGACCGGTGCGGTCCGGGATTCCAACGAGGACACCGCGTACGCCAGCCCGAACCTGCTCGCCGTGGCGGACGGCATGCGCGGCCCCGGTGGCGCCGCCGCCAGCGCCGCCGCCGTCGAGGCGCTCCGGCCGCTGGAGCTGACCGACGTGCCGGCCACCGAGCTGCTCGCCACGCTGGCCGACGCGGTGACGTCGGCCGACCGCACGGTACGCGCCGCCGCCACCGAGGGGCACCAACCGGTCACCACCCTCACCGCGATCCTGCGCCGCGGGTCGCAGCTGGCCCTGGTGCACGTCGGGGACACCCGGGCGTACCTGCTGCGCGGGGGCGAGCTGTTCCGGCTCACCCAGGACCACACGTACGTGCAGTCGCTGGTCGACCAGGGCCGGCTCAGCCCGGCCGGGGTGGCCGGGCACCCACAGCGGGCCCTGCTGGTGCGGGCGCTCGGGGCCGGTGCTCAGGTCGAGGCCGACCTGGCGCTGCGTACCGCCCTGCCCGGCGACCGCTACCTGCTCTGCTCCGACGGGCTCTCCACGGTGCTCGAACCGGCGGCGCTGCACGGCGCGCTCGCTGCCGACGACCCGGAGACCGCCGTCGGGCGCCTGGTCGACCTCGCCTACGCCGAGGGCGCGCCGGACAACGTCGCCTGCGTGGTCGCCGACGTGGTGCCCGCGTAA
- a CDS encoding LLM class flavin-dependent oxidoreductase, producing the protein MRIGIVILPDQRWSESRRRWQQAEEWGFDHAWTYDHLGWRDLVDGPWFDSTTTLTAAATVTSRIRLGTLVASPNFRHPAAFARQVTALDDVSGGRLLLGLGAGGIGFDATVLGGETLPPGRRVDRFAEFTELLDLILREDGTTWRGEWFAAVDARNNPGCVQQPRVPFVMAANGSRSMRLAARFGQGWVTTGLGGDDLESWWLSVEDLSARMDVVLDRAGRDPATLDRYLSLDSAPAFSLTNVDFFAEQVARAARLGFTDVVTHWPRASSWYAGDEAVLVAAAGLLPELRRL; encoded by the coding sequence ATGCGGATTGGCATCGTGATCCTGCCCGACCAGCGCTGGTCGGAGTCGCGGCGGCGCTGGCAGCAGGCGGAAGAGTGGGGCTTCGACCACGCCTGGACGTACGACCACCTGGGCTGGCGGGATCTGGTCGACGGCCCCTGGTTCGACTCGACGACCACGTTGACCGCCGCTGCGACGGTCACCTCGCGGATCCGCCTCGGCACGCTGGTCGCCTCGCCCAACTTCCGGCATCCGGCGGCGTTCGCCCGGCAGGTGACCGCCCTGGACGACGTCTCCGGCGGTCGGCTGCTGCTCGGCCTCGGCGCGGGCGGCATCGGCTTCGACGCCACCGTACTCGGCGGGGAGACCCTGCCGCCGGGGCGGCGGGTCGACCGGTTCGCCGAGTTCACCGAGCTGCTGGACCTGATCCTGCGCGAGGACGGCACCACGTGGCGCGGCGAGTGGTTCGCCGCCGTGGACGCCCGGAACAACCCCGGCTGCGTGCAGCAGCCCCGGGTGCCGTTCGTGATGGCCGCGAACGGGTCCCGCTCGATGCGGCTGGCAGCCCGGTTCGGGCAGGGGTGGGTGACCACCGGCCTCGGCGGCGACGACCTGGAGAGCTGGTGGTTGTCCGTCGAGGACCTCTCCGCCCGGATGGACGTGGTCCTCGACCGGGCGGGCCGCGATCCGGCCACCCTGGACCGCTACCTGTCGCTCGACTCGGCGCCGGCCTTCTCGCTCACGAACGTGGACTTCTTCGCCGAGCAGGTCGCTCGGGCCGCCCGGCTCGGCTTCACCGACGTGGTGACGCACTGGCCCCGCGCCAGCAGTTGGTACGCCGGTGACGAGGCGGTGCTGGTGGCGGCGGCCGGTCTGCTGCCCGAGCTGCGGCGGCTCTGA
- a CDS encoding ASCH domain-containing protein, with translation MWPRIGGLRTLALGSPGELRTNLNTLVLAGVKTATAGLLTSEYADENEELEHVGERLVLVDDHDALVGVVEVTGVEVVRFADVSWDFARSEGEGDRSIEEWREGHRRFWASVGFPVDDDSQVVCIRFRLVSAGDGGISTGDLGT, from the coding sequence ATGTGGCCCCGCATCGGAGGACTTCGCACCCTCGCCCTCGGCTCACCCGGCGAGCTGCGCACCAACCTCAACACCCTCGTGCTGGCCGGCGTGAAGACCGCCACCGCCGGCCTGCTCACCTCCGAGTACGCCGACGAGAACGAGGAACTGGAACACGTCGGCGAACGGCTGGTGCTGGTCGACGACCACGACGCACTGGTGGGCGTGGTCGAGGTCACCGGCGTCGAGGTGGTCCGGTTCGCCGACGTGTCCTGGGACTTCGCCCGCTCGGAAGGGGAGGGTGACCGGTCCATCGAGGAGTGGCGGGAGGGGCACCGCCGTTTCTGGGCCTCGGTGGGCTTTCCGGTCGACGACGACTCGCAGGTGGTCTGCATCCGGTTCCGCCTGGTCTCCGCCGGGGACGGCGGCATCAGCACCGGCGACCTCGGCACCTGA
- a CDS encoding phosphoribosyltransferase family protein, with the protein MGVVLSRRLVELFRWVDPGPDSSHLVSDASGWWRDPEVLAGIGPALAGLFPAARPTVVVAPEVTGLLLGPLVAVAAGAGFLPAYKEGGQRRRVGPMRWTETTPDYRGRRLRLGVDGHRLGPGDRVLLVDDWVATGAQLDALVRLVQASGAELVGTAALVATCPPYVAERLRLRALLTGDDLERATPG; encoded by the coding sequence ATGGGTGTCGTGCTGAGCCGACGCCTGGTCGAGCTGTTCCGCTGGGTCGACCCCGGCCCGGACAGCAGTCATCTGGTCAGCGACGCCTCCGGCTGGTGGCGGGATCCGGAGGTGCTGGCCGGCATCGGACCGGCCCTGGCCGGCCTGTTCCCGGCCGCCCGGCCGACCGTGGTGGTCGCGCCCGAGGTGACCGGGCTGCTGCTCGGCCCGCTGGTCGCGGTGGCCGCCGGCGCCGGTTTCCTGCCGGCGTACAAGGAGGGCGGCCAGCGCCGGCGGGTCGGCCCGATGCGCTGGACCGAGACGACACCGGACTACCGGGGCCGCCGGCTACGGCTGGGAGTGGACGGCCACCGGCTCGGCCCCGGCGACCGGGTGCTGCTCGTCGACGACTGGGTGGCCACCGGCGCCCAACTGGACGCGCTCGTCCGACTGGTCCAGGCCAGTGGGGCGGAGCTGGTCGGTACGGCGGCGCTCGTCGCGACCTGCCCGCCGTACGTCGCCGAGCGGCTCCGGCTACGCGCCCTGCTCACCGGAGACGACCTCGAACGTGCGACGCCGGGTTGA
- a CDS encoding septal ring lytic transglycosylase RlpA family protein — translation MAGRHLRTRKLSSPAGIAATAAVGVLLAVGGTVGAVQLTSGEPAADSALAEPSVVAAPPSTLAPSPASPSASPSASTSPSLSPSPKVTPSPKATRTQAASRSMPRTTSPKPKPTATKTTPAAKVVDSGSCGASFYDEGQMTANGETFNPNALTAAHKTLPFDTKVRVTNPANGKSVVVRINDRGPFIAGRCLDLSRAAFAAIAATSFGEVTVRYEVLG, via the coding sequence GTGGCTGGTAGGCATCTCCGTACCCGCAAGCTCTCCTCGCCCGCCGGCATCGCCGCCACCGCGGCCGTCGGCGTGCTGCTCGCCGTCGGCGGCACCGTCGGCGCGGTCCAGCTCACCTCGGGCGAGCCGGCCGCCGACTCCGCTCTCGCCGAGCCCAGCGTCGTCGCGGCTCCGCCGAGCACCCTCGCCCCCAGCCCGGCCTCCCCCTCCGCCTCGCCCAGCGCGTCCACCTCGCCGAGCCTCAGCCCGTCGCCGAAGGTCACCCCGAGTCCGAAGGCGACCCGGACCCAGGCCGCCTCGCGGAGCATGCCGCGCACCACGAGCCCGAAGCCGAAGCCGACGGCGACGAAGACCACCCCCGCGGCGAAGGTCGTCGACAGCGGCTCCTGCGGCGCGTCCTTCTACGACGAGGGGCAGATGACCGCGAACGGGGAGACCTTCAACCCGAACGCGCTGACCGCCGCGCACAAGACCCTGCCGTTCGACACGAAGGTCCGGGTGACCAATCCGGCCAACGGCAAGTCGGTGGTCGTCCGGATCAACGACCGCGGCCCGTTCATCGCCGGCCGGTGCCTGGACCTGTCCCGCGCCGCCTTCGCGGCCATCGCCGCGACCAGTTTCGGTGAGGTGACCGTCCGGTACGAGGTGCTCGGCTGA
- a CDS encoding PP2C family protein-serine/threonine phosphatase, whose protein sequence is MLSGIRTQPFQPGRGPLSPGSRAGLGAALALLALVSAMELADGSNAHYIALMVTAPLLAAALGSWRVVLGVGVLATAIGVSFALTEQPLSLVSAVNVTGVALATGIAGAVAAVRQRQSEKIAELSRLASVAQQAVLRPIGPQVGTLAVAARYISSTARAEIGGDLYEAMDTPYGVRMIIGDVRGKGLDAVRLASIVLGSYRHVAYERADLRAVVTDLDRAVARNVGDEDFVTAALVEERGGTLTIVNCGHPPPLLLRRGAVIPLEPPAPAPPLGFMPVVRPRVERLEPGDRLLLFTDGLGEARRDGEFFPTAERAWQLLGHGTVADGLASLETALVEWVHGRLDDDIALVLMEYTGPRSEVTAAVPSWEVGTAES, encoded by the coding sequence ATGCTGTCCGGTATACGCACGCAACCCTTCCAGCCGGGCCGTGGCCCGCTGAGCCCCGGATCCCGCGCCGGCCTCGGCGCGGCCCTCGCGCTGCTCGCCCTGGTCTCCGCCATGGAGTTGGCCGACGGGTCGAACGCGCACTACATCGCGCTGATGGTGACCGCCCCGTTGCTCGCCGCCGCGCTGGGATCGTGGCGGGTGGTGCTCGGGGTGGGGGTCCTCGCCACGGCGATCGGGGTCTCCTTCGCCCTCACCGAGCAGCCGCTGTCCCTGGTATCCGCCGTCAACGTCACCGGCGTCGCGCTGGCCACCGGGATCGCCGGCGCGGTGGCGGCGGTACGCCAGCGCCAGTCCGAGAAGATCGCCGAGCTGTCCCGGCTCGCCTCGGTCGCCCAGCAGGCGGTGCTCCGGCCGATCGGGCCGCAGGTGGGCACCCTCGCGGTGGCCGCCCGCTACATCTCCTCCACGGCCCGGGCCGAGATCGGCGGCGACCTGTACGAGGCCATGGACACCCCGTACGGCGTTCGCATGATCATCGGTGACGTGCGGGGCAAGGGGTTGGACGCGGTCCGGCTCGCCAGCATCGTGCTCGGCTCGTACCGGCACGTCGCGTACGAGCGGGCGGACCTGCGCGCGGTGGTGACCGATCTGGATCGGGCGGTGGCCCGCAACGTGGGCGACGAGGACTTCGTCACCGCCGCGCTGGTCGAGGAGCGCGGCGGCACCCTGACCATCGTCAACTGTGGGCACCCGCCGCCGCTGCTGCTGCGCCGGGGCGCGGTGATCCCGCTGGAACCGCCCGCGCCCGCGCCGCCGTTGGGTTTCATGCCGGTGGTCCGCCCCCGGGTGGAGCGGCTGGAACCGGGCGACCGGCTGCTGCTGTTCACCGACGGGCTCGGGGAGGCGCGCCGGGACGGCGAGTTCTTTCCGACGGCCGAACGGGCCTGGCAGCTGCTCGGCCACGGCACGGTCGCCGACGGCCTCGCCTCGCTGGAGACGGCCCTGGTCGAGTGGGTGCACGGGCGGCTCGACGACGACATCGCGCTGGTCCTGATGGAGTACACCGGCCCGCGTAGTGAGGTGACGGCCGCCGTGCCGAGCTGGGAGGTCGGCACGGCGGAGAGCTGA